The Salvia splendens isolate huo1 chromosome 21, SspV2, whole genome shotgun sequence genome includes a window with the following:
- the LOC121785100 gene encoding uncharacterized protein LOC121785100, whose translation MVSFTNGGLSNEVSYKRPLENGFMPKYKPRKVSSIRDFPPGCGPNAVPVNSRSEESFAGEVAGSREAPGAASSSIDVRLAMMFDKLIEKANENVGNGEITIIHGLTDEVQEAMLEPDLVGVDIVKNIDTLDHSGSQLVVEELKEDHGVASFQNSSVEVDKSLGGPWEFSAICGSIQPEISIMHKDKYHPRRVSAVLDFPLQCGIYVSSLIEEEKRMATPELMPEPIMLTDVSEMEITSEMLRTFDECLDGLHNVRVEIEESETLDANAGRGLLGEMTVATAEGGVMEFEEYSRDLEHDITETNGACTGSYTMSKALVNIRIEDARASVGKEIATFSPDRNDKGIPPHSDFSSRNDLNRELVHGLMAAPLGSWRKSKAAISSPDGSKDDVDREVLHGVRAAPNCPWKKETTITNSHGGTSGAKKRKHILFWRQKGKAVARKSKPETKSPGLSSKKKKKVHMLNDIINGPGSLTLEDDGAHDGDSATTFPSSRNLKEYEISFPRFGPRFGPKSSSRGDDRNRVRETLRLFNATCRKLLQLEEEEEANLTEGEEGRSKQQSRKGKNRIDLKAAKALKWKKKYVNTTKRIGTVPGVEVGDEFQYRVELAVVGIHFPFQSGIDSMKVNELLLATSIVTSGVYNDDVENADVLRYSGQGGNVVGNSKSKQPEDQKLKGGNLALKNCIDTKTPVRVVRGWREMKYVDPLDSKPKLVTTYVYDGLYTVTDCFTEKGSHGKKVFMFDLRRNPGQPDLAWKELKKSSKCKTCLGVCVADISYGKERIPICAVNTIDNGKPPPFNYISKMMYPDWYRPVPPEGCNCVGRCSAMEKCACADRNGGAIPYNHNGALVETKTLVYECGPHCKCPPSCYNRATQRGIKFQLEIFKTKCRGWGVRALTSIPSGSFICEYAGELLEDKEAEERIGNDEYLFDIGQNLQDSSPTNSDDDETVAEVKGGGFTVDALTYGNVGRFINHSCAPNLWGQNVIYDNKDKRMPHVMLFAMENIPPLQELTYCYNYSLGQIRDSEGNVKVKNCYCGAAGCTGRLY comes from the coding sequence ATGGTTTCATTTACAAATGGTGGCTTATCTAATGAGGTCTCATATAAGCGGCCATTGGAGAATGGTTTTATGCCTAAATATAAGCCCAGAAAAGTATCTTCCATCCGTGATTTTCCGCCTGGGTGTGGGCCCAATGCAGTGCCAGTGAATTCGAGATCAGAAGAAAGTTTTGCTGGTGAGGTGGCTGGGAGTAGAGAGGCTCCAGGTGCCGCAAGCAGTAGCATAGACGTACGCCTGGCCATGATGTTTGATAAATTAATCGAAAAGGCAAATGAGAATGTGGGAAATGGGGAAATAACGATAATACACGGCCTCACAGATGAAGTTCAGGAAGCGATGCTAGAACCAGATCTTGTTGGAGTTGACATTGTGAAGAACATAGATACTCTTGATCATTCTGGATCTCAACTAGTGGTGGAAGAGTTAAAGGAGGATCATGGTGTAGCTTCATTTCAGAACTCTAGTGTTGAGGTGGATAAGTCCTTGGGTGGTCCTTGGGAATTTTCTGCCATTTGTGGTAGTATTCAGCCAGAGATTTCCATTATGCACAAAGACAAATACCATCCTAGAAGAGTATCTGCTGTTCTCGATTTCCCTCTACAATGTGGCATATATGTTTCTTCATTGATTGAGGAAGAAAAGAGGATGGCTACCCCAGAATTGATGCCAGAACCAATTATGCTGACCGATGTCTCAGAGATGGAGATAACAAGTGAGATGCTCAGGACCTTTGATGAATGTCTTGATGGGCTTCACAATGTTCGTGTTGAAATTGAAGAAAGCGAAACATTGGATGCTAACGCGGGAAGAGGATTGCTAGGAGAAATGACAGTGGCCACAGCAGAAGGGGGCGTGATGGAATTTGAAGAGTACAGCAGAGATTTAGAGCATGACATCACTGAAACAAATGGAGCGTGCACAGGATCATATACTATGTCTAAGGCGTTGGTGAATATCAGGATTGAGGATGCCAGAGCTTCAGTTGGGAAAGAAATTGCCACTTTTTCACCAGATAGAAATGATAAAGGTATTCCTCCACATAGTGATTTTAGCTCCAGGAATGACTTAAACAGGGAGCTTGTACATGGTCTGATGGCTGCACCACTTGGCTCATGGAGGAAATCAAAAGCTGCTATAAGCAGCCCAGATGGCTCAAAGGATGATGTTGATAGGGAGGTTCTCCATGGTGTAAGGGCTGCACCTAATTGTCCATGGAAGAAGGAGACAACAATAACTAACTCACATGGAGGGACAAGTGGAGCAAAAAAGAGGAAGCATATTTtgttttggcgacagaagggcAAGGCTGTTGCCAGAAAAAGTAAACCTGAAACTAAATCTCCGGGCTTGTCTtctaagaagaagaaaaaggttCATATGCTCAATGATATAATTAACGGGCCTGGTTCTTTGACGCTTGAAGATGATGGTGCTCATGATGGAGATTCTGCTACAACTTTTCCTTCCAGCCGCAACCTAAAAGAATATGAAATAAGCTTCCCTCGCTTTGGCCCTCGCTTTGGTCCCAAGAGTTCTTCTCGTGGTGATGACCGTAACAGAGTGAGAGAAACTCTTCGGTTGTTCAATGCTACTTGTAGAAAGCTCTTGCAactagaagaagaagaagaagcgaACCTGACTGAAGGAGAGGAAGGAAGATCAAAGCAGCAGAGCCGAAAAGGCAAAAATAGGATTGATCTAAAGGCTGCAAAGGCGCTCAAGTGGaagaaaaaatatgtaaatacAACTAAGAGGATTGGAACAGTTCCGGGTGTTGAAGTGGGCGACGAATTTCAATACAGAGTGGAGCTTGCTGTTGTTGGCATTCACTTCCCATTCCAGTCTGGTATAGATAGTATGAAGGTTAATGAACTTCTACTTGCTACCAGTATAGTTACTTCCGGTGTTTATAACGATGATGTGGAGAATGCTGATGTTTTAAGATACAGTGGGCAAGGTGGAAATGTCGTTGGTAACAGTAAGTCTAAACAGCCTGAGGATCAGAAGCTCAAAGGGGGGAATTTGGCTTTAAAGAATTGTATTGATACAAAGACACCAGTGCGGGTTGTTCGCGGTTGGAGAGAAATGAAATATGTTGACCCTCTGGATTCCAAGCCTAAATTGGTCACTACTTATGTTTATGATGGCCTATACACTGTGACAGATTGCTTTACAGAAAAAGGGTCACATGGTAAGAAGGTTTTTATGTTTGATCTGAGGAGGAACCCTGGCCAGCCTGATCTTGCTTGGAAAGAATTGAAGAAGTCGAGTAAGTGCAAGACCTGCCTAGGAGTGTGTGTCGCTGACATTTCTTATGGAAAAGAGCGCATTCCTATTTGCGCGGTGAATACTATAGACAATGGAAAACCGCCTCCATTCAACTACATCTCAAAGATGATGTACCCTGATTGGTACCGTCCAGTCCCCCCAGAAGGTTGCAATTGTGTCGGGCGATGTTCTGCCATGGAAAAATGTGCATGTGCAGATAGAAATGGGGGCGCAATCCCATACAATCATAATGGCGCTCTAGTTGAAACTAAGACTCTAGTATACGAGTGTGGTCCTCATTGTAAATGCCCCCCTTCCTGCTACAATAGGGCCACACAACGCGGCATCAAGTTTCAGCTCGAGATCTTCAAGACTAAGTGCAGAGGCTGGGGTGTGAGGGCCCTGACTTCTATACCTTCCGGAAGCTTCATATGTGAGTACGCAGGAGAACTTCTTGAAGATAAAGAAGCTGAGGAAAGAATTGGCAATGATGAGTATCTCTTTGACATCGGCCAGAATCTTCAAGATTCTTCCCCCACCAATTCTGATGACGATGAAACAGTTGCTGAGGTTAAAGGAGGAGGTTTCACAGTTGATGCATTGACATATGGGAATGTTGGGAGGTTCATTAATCACAGCTGTGCACCCAACCTTTGGGGGCAAAATGTGATTTATGACAATAAAGACAAGAGAATGCCCCATGTGATGCTTTTCGCGATGGAGAACATTCCGCCTCTCCAGGAGCTCACCTATTGTTACAACTACTCTCTGGGTCAGATCCGCGACTCTGAGGGAAACGTCAAGGTGAAGAACTGTTACTGCGGTGCTGCAGGGTGTACCGGCAGGTTATACTAA